The Bdellovibrio sp. NC01 genome includes the window TGGAAGTGGAAACAGAACTTGAGCCACAAAACAACACGTCTCTTGAAGGCTTGTATAAATCAAGCGGCATCTTCTGTACGCAGTGTGAGGCCCAAGGCTTTAGAAAAATCACTTATTTCTTCGATCGTCCTGACGTGATGACTTCGTACTCTGTGACAATTGAAGCGGATAAAAAGAAATACCCGGTTCTTCTTTCTAACGGCGATCGCATCAAAGAAGAAGATTTGGGCAACGGTCGTCACAAAGCTTACTGGAAAGATCCACACAAAAAGCCTTGTTACTTGTTCGCACTCGTTGCTGGTGACTTGGGTGTAATTCGTGATTCATTCACGACAGCTTCTGGTCGCAAGGTGAATTTAGAAGTCTATGCTTCTCACGGCAAACAAGAGCGTTGCTGGCATGCTATGGATTCGTTGAAAAAAGCGATGAAATGGGATGAAGAAGTTTTCGGTCTTGAATACGACTTGAATGACTACATGATCGTTGCCATCGACGATTTCAATGCCGGTGCGATGGAAAATAAAGGTTTGAACATCTTTAACTCTCGCTTGGTTCTTGCGGATACTTCTTCTGCAACGGACACGGATTTCCACAGCATTGAATCCGTCGTCGCGCACGAATACTTCCATAACTGGACAGGCAACCGCGTGACAGTTGCTAACTGGTTCCAACTTTCTTTGAAAGAAGGTCTGACTGTATTCCGTGACCAAGAATTCTCTGCGGATATGACAGAGCGTGCGGTTCAACGTATTGAAGATGTCGATGCTTTGCGAGCGGGTCAATTTGCTGAAGATGCCGGTCCTAATGCGCACCCTGTCCGTCCTGAATCATGCATGGCAGTTGATAACTTCTTCACAATGACGATCTACGAAAAAGGATCTGAATTGATCCGCATGATGCAAACGATTGTGGGCCGTAAAGGTTTCCGCAAAGGTATGGATGAATATTTCAAACGCCATGACGGTCAAGCTGTGACGACAGAAGATTTCGCTGCCGCGATTGCTGAACCGAATGGCAAAGACTTCACACAATTTAAACGTTGGTACAATCAATCAGGAACTCCCGTTGTAAGCGTTCATGAAAAATATGACGCTGCCTCTGGCGAGTATCACCTGACTTTGGAACAATCGTGCCCGCCGACTCCAGGACAACCAACAAAAGAGCCGTTCCATATCCCATTGATGATGGGCTTATTGGATAAAAACGGTGCTGAGTTGCCGTTGAACTGTGAAAAAATCACGATCAATACAGATGGCAAACATTTGATCGAACTTAAAGAAGCCAAAGAAACTTACGTGTTCAAAGGTTTGAAAGAACGTCCTGTGCTTTCAATCTTGCGTGAATTTTCTGCGCCAGTGAACCTTCACTGGGATGCTTCTGAAGATGATTTGTTCTTCTTGATGAACAAAGACGTCGATTCTTTCAACCGTCGCGAGATGGCGCAAAAAATCGGCCTTCGTGTTCTTTCAAGCTTGATCGGTCAAGCGCGCGAAGGGCAGCCATTGGTTGTTGATCAAAAATACTTGCAAGCGATGAGCGCAATCATCCGTGATGAGCACATGGATCCGTCATTCAAAGCGAAGATGTTGCAACTTCCAAGCTATGCTATTTTGGCGCAATCTGAAAAAGTATTGGATGCAGATGCGTTCCACCAAGCACGCATGGCTGTTCGTTATGCTCTTGCGAAAGAAAACAAATCTGCACTGCTTGATATCTATCGCAAGTATCATGGTGTTGAGCCTAAGAGCCGCAGTACAAAAGTATTCGGTCACCGTCAGTTGAAAAACTTGGTTCTTCACTTGCTTGCTGATCTTCATGATGCCGAAGTTTTTGAAATGGTAAATCACCAATACACAAGCGCGCAAAACATGACAGATAAGATGACGGCTTTGATGATCTTGGCTGACTCCAACTCTGCTCACCGTCCGAAGGCTCTGCAACACTTCCATGACGAATGGAAAAACGATTCGGTTGTGATCAATAAGTGGTTCACAGCGCAAGCAACTTCGACTTCGCGTTCAGAAGTTTTGCAAGACGTAATGGATTTAACAAAACATCCAACGTTCAATTTGCAAAATCCTAACAACGTGTATTCACTGCTTCGCGCTTTCGGTGCGAACATCGTGCGCTTCAATGATCCAAAATTGAATTCTTACGAGTTCTATGCGGATAAAATCCTTGAAGTCGACGCGAAGAATCCGCAAGTTGCGGCTCGCCTGTGCGCAGCGTTTAACTTCGTGCAAAAGCTTGAACCTTCGATGAAGGATAAAGCCATGGCGCAAATCAAACGCATGGTTGAGTTGCCGCACTTATCGAAGAACTCACGAGAGCTTCTTCAGTCCGCCCTAACGACATAACAAAAAAGGGAGCTTTCGAGCTCCCTTTTTTTTATTCTAAATTTCTTAAGAATTAGCCTTTGTGTTGCAAGTGACAGTGACGAAGGAACTCTTCACGAGTGTGAGGCAACGTCTTAAAGTGCCCACGCAGATCGGAAGTCGCTGTCGTGCTGTGAGTGTCTTCGATACCTCTCATCATCACGCAATAGTGTTTGGCATTGATGTGAACAGCCACATGATCTGTTTCAAGCACGTATTGCAAGCAATCCGCAATTTGTTTCGTCAAACGCTCTTGCACCTGTGGACGGCGCGAGAAGTACTGAACGATACGATTGATTTTTGAAAGACCAATCACTTTCTTATTCGGGATATACGCAACCGTCGCGATACCGTCGATTGGTAAGAAGTGATGTTCGCAGAATGACAGACATTCGATGTTTTGCACTACGATCATTTGATCGTACTTCATCGTGTTTTCAATCACTGTCATCTTAGGGAACTTATGTGGATCCAAACCGCCAAACACTTCGTTCACGTACATCTTGGCGATACGTTTTGGTGTATCCACAAGACTGTCGTCATTCAAATCAAGACCTAGAACTTCCAGGATCTCTGTGAACTTGGTTGTGATTTTTTCGATCTTTTGTTCGTTACTCAAACCATTATGGATCATCGGAGTCGGACGAACGTTGTCCAAGATCTTCTTCACACTCATAGGAATGATGTGAGTCTCTTCTGGAGCGATTTCGATTTGTTTCTTAGGTGTTTTCTTCGAGTTCTTTTTCTTAGCCATGGTTTACCTTCACGATGCTTATGCCCGAATCTTATGCTTTTGGCAAATTCTGGCTCGAAAGCCATTGGCGAATGAGCTCTTGTTCTGCCGCAGAAGTGTCCTCGAAATGAACGCGAATAAAGCTCTCTTGAACGTCAAGGATTTGACCGTGACAAAGAATATCGTTGATCTCAGTCAACGCCAATGACACACGGTCCCCTTTTTTAAAGGTACTACCCTGCGGCACGGCAATACGTGCTCCAGTGTATGACAAGTCCACGGTTTGCGACTGAATGGAGCCATTAATCACAACCGGAATTTGTGCGGCAAAACGCGAACCCGTTGGCGCAAACCAATGTTGGCGACGATCCAAGTAAGGGTAGCGAAAGAAATAGAAAACAGAACCAACGATAAATGCGACAAGCAAACAATCCAAAAGCTTCGCAGTTTGTGTGACAGGATTTCCACCAGGGCCAATTGCCAACACAATCGTGTAACCTGTGTAGCCCACAAATGAAAGGCAAAGGATAATGCCCAACATCCATGAAGATTTATGGCGAACCATCAAACTTGCACCTGCTCCAAAAATAAGAATCCAACTGACGACATCAAAAAGATAACTGCCAGTGCGTTGCCCTGTCAGGATATCCATTAAAGGAGTTGCGATTAATACTGCTGCTGCAAGTTGAACTACGAAAGGACGTTCAAGACCGGCGGTTTTTGCTGTTTCCATCGCCTAACTTATCGGTTTGATTCTAGTTTGTTTATAATTTTTTATTGATTCTCGGACCTGGTCTTCTATAGTTGTCTCATTGTGAGACAAAATAAATTTACATTCTTATTATTGCCGCTTTTATTTCTTTTAAACACACAAGAGGCTTCGGCTTATCCTGATTTTATCGGATACGGCTACTCGTCTTGTATCACTTGCCACTACAACGGTCTGGGCGGCGGAGCATTGAACGATTACGGTCGTGCTTTGTTTGCGACAGAAATCACAGCTCGTGACGTCTATTCAAAACGCACAGAAGAAGAAACAATTGCGGCGCAGTCTGGTTTCTTGGGCTCCACACAACTTCCGTGGTGGATTCGCCCTGGCTTAAAATATCGCGGCTTGTGGTATCAAACGAACCCAGGCAGCAACCAGAAAATGGAAAAATGGATCAACATGCAAGAAGACATCAACATGAACTTCTTTGCAGACAAAAAGCAGACTGTCGCGTTGATCACAACTGCTTCTTATGCGGATCAATATCCTCCGCACGCTGAAGTGAAGCAATGGCAGATGTACATGAAAGAGTACTATCTGCGCTACAAATGGAACAATAATTTGTGGATCTACGCCGGGCAGATGGACAAAGCTTTTGGTATTCGCAATGCCGACCATACGGCTGTGAATCGTTCGATCAACAGAACATCTTTGCTGGGACAATTTGACCAATCCTTGGGTGCGACTGTGCACTTCACATATCCGACATGGGACGTGGCTGCGAACGTGTTCTTCGGTAACTCTTACGAAGATGATCCTGAAAAACAAAAAGGTCTCGCGGTTAGCGGTGAATACCAAGTTTTTGAGAAATTCAAAATCGGTGGTTCAGCAATGACGTCACAAAGTGATTTTGTGAAATGGAACATGCTGGCGTTCACATCACGCATCGGCCTATCAAAAGGCAGTTCGATTCTTGCAGAAATTGGTTTGAAAGATCAAACGACGAAAGCGTCTGACACAAATATTCTTGGTACATATGCGTGGATTCAATCACTTGTAAACATCCGCCGCGGTTACAATTTGTTATCAACAATCGAGGCCAGCAAATCGGATATCAAAAAATCTTCCGCAGAAAATTTACGTTGGAGCGTAGGCACGATGTTCTTCCCTATTCCGCGTACTGAAATCCGCATTATGGCTGTGAATGGAAAAACCTATGAAGACGGCAGCGGTCAATACGACAGCTGGATGCTTCAATCACAATTGCACGTGTCATACTAAGAAGGAGATAGCATGAAACAATATATTCTGACTTCACTACTTGCTGTTTCTTTGATTTCATCAGCCGCGTTTGCGCAAGAGACCAAAACAGACGAGGCCGCACCAAAGGCTGAAGCTGAAAGTGCTGCGATGGCGCCTGAATCGACGGAGGCAACTTCTTCGACTGAAACTGCTGCGCCCGCGGAAAATACTTCTGTAACGGAAATCAAACCGAAGAAAAAAGTGTCTTCGATTTCTTCTTACGCTGTGGGTCTTTCAACTTTGCAGTGGAACGAACCGTTGATCTTGAAACAAGCGGGTCAAACTTATAACGACGTTGCGAACTACAGCGGTCTTTCGATCAGCTTCCAGAAAGAAGTTGTGTATTACCGTTGGGGTTGGAACTTTGGTGGCTTCTTTGGTACGGGACGCGCTAATGGTGGCGGCAACGTTTCTGCGATTACTTATCAAAAAGACAAACAAGCTTTTACAATTTTGGGGATCAGCCCGCGCGCATTCTGGCGCCTGTCTGGTCGCGTGAATGTTGGCGTTACTGGCATGGCTTACATGCGCAGCGTAGACTGGCCTTCAGATACACCGGGCTTAACAGTTGATACGACTCGCAACTTTACTTTGACAGCTCTTGCAGATTTGAATTTGCGTCTGACTGACACGATTGATTTTTATCAGGGGATTGGGCCTTTGGATAAAGGTGCCACGTTCTGGAAGATTGGATTAGCTTACAGATTCTATTAAAAATAAAAAAAGCCGTCAGAGATGACGGCTTTTTTCTTTTTAAATTTCGTACAAATTAATTTTTCACTGGCACGGCTACATGAAGAACCACTTCGTCTTCAACACCGACACCCATGTAATTGATGTCTTTGATACCGTAATCAGCAATATTTACTTTGAAATCTGCTTTCAAAACTTTGCCTTCGATTTTGTAAGTACCTTCGACTTCTTTTTCGATACCACGAACTTTTAGAACACCTTTACCCTTACCACCTTTACCTGTCGCAGAGACAAGAACTGCTTCTGGGAATTTATCTGTTTCAAGATGCTTTTGCGTGTGCTTATCACGAAGCTCTACGCCCGTTTTCAAAGACTTCAAATTGACGACGATGTTTTGTGCAGAAACTTCGTCACCTTTAACGACAGCTTCGCCTTTTACTTCTGAAGTTTTCGCTTTGAAATCACCCATCGGGTTCAATGTCACATCAACAGTTACTGACTGAGCAAATGCAGCGCTGCTAATTCCCATCGCGACAATCAATGATGCAAAAGTAAGTTTCATTTCTAAGATCTCCTGTGGTTTTAATGCTTTCGAAAAAAATTATACCTTAATAATTACTATTTAATACTCAGAATCCAGTCAGCGATCTTCTGTCTGTCCGCTGCACTTAACTGCCCGCCTTGTGGCATGTCGTTACGACCACCTGACACGCCCGCACCTTTTAAAGCAGAATAAAGCTTCGATCCACTTAAGCTTCCTTTTACAACCCAGCCACTGCTAATAGCTTTACTAAGGGTCAGGTTTACAAGGTTCGAGTGACAGCTTGTGCAGTTCGTATCTACAACCGCTTTCGCAGCAACCAACAATGGATCAGGTGCAACTACTGTCGAATCGTCCTGATAATTCATCAAAGACGGATCGTAGATCACGTTCGCAATTGAATTCTCACTCGCGATATAACGAGACATCACGTTCAACTGCGGAGGCGTTAACAACAAATTTTCATCTGCTGGCACCGAGTACACCATAGCATCAAGAACATTTCCCAATGTCACGGTTTTATCTACATATGAAAACTCAGTGGGAACGCCGGTTGTTGTGATTGTTCCTGTTTGGACAACACCGTTTACTAAAAGTGTGATGTCCTTCGGCTGAATACCAAACGAAACCGCGATAACCATTTTATCGCCTTCGCTTGGAACATTTGCTGTTAATGAGGTGTAACGAGAAGCATCGGAAAAATGATACGCCGTAATTTTATTACTACTGACAGAAACGCGTCCTTCATCTAATCCGGTACCAGAATTGATAGACAACAAAGTTCCAGTCGCCGATTTATTTGCCGCGATCACTGCACTGAAACGCTCTGCCATAAACAGCGCGTTTTTCGTAACGGACCCACCACCTGAATAAGCCAAACGATCTGTCGTCAAAAGAGTCGAAAGATTTTCATTATCTATGTTCGAGGCGTATTCAGCCAGACTCGACTGATAAACGACGGAGTCCTGTACGACCATGTCGCTACAGTTTTGGAAACAGAGGATCAACACACTTGCCGATAGCAAGCCAGTGATTTTAAAAAAGTGCTTCTTCATCATTCCCCCGAGGTCTAGTTCTTATCGGCAGACCGCGAGAAAATTCCATATCTAAATGCTCCATGTTTTTTCTGAGTAAATAGAACGTCTCATATTGCGAATTTACCAGCTAACTATGTGAAGACACGGCTTAAGTTGATTCAAAAAATGACGATAAACCAATTGATGAAAACACTAATTGCAGCACTGACAATCTTCTTTGTTTCTTTCCATGCACAAGCGATGAAAATCACCGTCGTTAAAAATGGCAAGGCCTTGATCGATCTCGAGGGAGAAACAGCAAAAGTGGGTGACCAATTTTTTGCCATTAATGAAGAAGGCAAAAAGAAAGGTCTTTTGCAAATTCGCCAAGTTAAAGGTTCACGCGCTATCGCAGGTATCGTAAAAGGTAATGCCGCCGAAGGCTTTGTCCTTGAACCTCGTGATGAAAGCAGCACAAGAGGTTCTCACCGTTCAAAAGATAAAGCCGCTTGGGGTTTGTCTGCGGGTTATTCAATGAATAAGATGACTGTCAAACCAGCAAGCAGCTCTGTTGATTTGTCGGGCACGAGTTACAATCTTTTAGGCTTCTATCAAATGCAGCTGGATAAAAATATCAGTGTCAAATTCTCTGGCGGTTATCAAACGTTGGTTGCTAGCGGCACTGCTAGTTCTGCGATTTGCAATGGCTCGACAGATTGTAAAGTGGAACTTTCTTATCTGGGTGTCGATGCTCTGGTGCGCTACTCTTTCGTGAATTCTAAGACGATGGAATTCTGGGGTGGTGCGGGTCTTGGCTTCTTGTTTGCGATTGGTAAAACAAGTAACGTGCTTGATACAAGCAAAGTGACGACTAACCAAACTATCTTGGGATCTTTGGGCGTTGACTATAAGTTAAACAAGGACCATTTCATACCGTTCCAATTTGAATATGCCATGTTCCCTAACAACAGCACCTCATCTGCGAATCAAATGATTTTCTCAGTTGGGTACGGTTGGAACTTATAAAAATTTGAGATCTGTTCCATTAGCTGTCCAAAAGTCTTTAGTGTTACCAAGAACATACCGATTCGTTTAGACAGGGGGAACGAATCATGAACGGTATCTTATTGAAGATCGCTGTAGCGACAGCTTTCACTTCAACGGCTTCTGCTCAAGACCTCACTCCACAAGCTTTCTTTAATCGTTGTTATGTTCAGTTGACTGGTAAACCAGTTCCTCTCAATCACGCATTGATGAAAAAAGTTATCGCCGGTCAAACGACGGCGCAAAGTGCATGCAGTGAGGTTCTACGCAAAGGCTTGCTTGCGAAATCTGGAGCATTAAACACGCCAGGCGATACTGAAAGTAAGGCCGTACTGAATACGTTCTATACGTTCCACCGCACGTGGTTCCCTACTAACAATATCAA containing:
- the pepN gene encoding aminopeptidase N — translated: MKQEKIYLKDYKGPAFSVESINLDFNLNEDFCRVVATSQVKQLTAGAELRLNGEDLKLISIKINGQALSADQYQITPEELIVKSVPATFTLEVETELEPQNNTSLEGLYKSSGIFCTQCEAQGFRKITYFFDRPDVMTSYSVTIEADKKKYPVLLSNGDRIKEEDLGNGRHKAYWKDPHKKPCYLFALVAGDLGVIRDSFTTASGRKVNLEVYASHGKQERCWHAMDSLKKAMKWDEEVFGLEYDLNDYMIVAIDDFNAGAMENKGLNIFNSRLVLADTSSATDTDFHSIESVVAHEYFHNWTGNRVTVANWFQLSLKEGLTVFRDQEFSADMTERAVQRIEDVDALRAGQFAEDAGPNAHPVRPESCMAVDNFFTMTIYEKGSELIRMMQTIVGRKGFRKGMDEYFKRHDGQAVTTEDFAAAIAEPNGKDFTQFKRWYNQSGTPVVSVHEKYDAASGEYHLTLEQSCPPTPGQPTKEPFHIPLMMGLLDKNGAELPLNCEKITINTDGKHLIELKEAKETYVFKGLKERPVLSILREFSAPVNLHWDASEDDLFFLMNKDVDSFNRREMAQKIGLRVLSSLIGQAREGQPLVVDQKYLQAMSAIIRDEHMDPSFKAKMLQLPSYAILAQSEKVLDADAFHQARMAVRYALAKENKSALLDIYRKYHGVEPKSRSTKVFGHRQLKNLVLHLLADLHDAEVFEMVNHQYTSAQNMTDKMTALMILADSNSAHRPKALQHFHDEWKNDSVVINKWFTAQATSTSRSEVLQDVMDLTKHPTFNLQNPNNVYSLLRAFGANIVRFNDPKLNSYEFYADKILEVDAKNPQVAARLCAAFNFVQKLEPSMKDKAMAQIKRMVELPHLSKNSRELLQSALTT
- the folE gene encoding GTP cyclohydrolase I FolE codes for the protein MAKKKNSKKTPKKQIEIAPEETHIIPMSVKKILDNVRPTPMIHNGLSNEQKIEKITTKFTEILEVLGLDLNDDSLVDTPKRIAKMYVNEVFGGLDPHKFPKMTVIENTMKYDQMIVVQNIECLSFCEHHFLPIDGIATVAYIPNKKVIGLSKINRIVQYFSRRPQVQERLTKQIADCLQYVLETDHVAVHINAKHYCVMMRGIEDTHSTTATSDLRGHFKTLPHTREEFLRHCHLQHKG
- a CDS encoding PilZ domain-containing protein; this encodes METAKTAGLERPFVVQLAAAVLIATPLMDILTGQRTGSYLFDVVSWILIFGAGASLMVRHKSSWMLGIILCLSFVGYTGYTIVLAIGPGGNPVTQTAKLLDCLLVAFIVGSVFYFFRYPYLDRRQHWFAPTGSRFAAQIPVVINGSIQSQTVDLSYTGARIAVPQGSTFKKGDRVSLALTEINDILCHGQILDVQESFIRVHFEDTSAAEQELIRQWLSSQNLPKA
- a CDS encoding porin encodes the protein MRQNKFTFLLLPLLFLLNTQEASAYPDFIGYGYSSCITCHYNGLGGGALNDYGRALFATEITARDVYSKRTEEETIAAQSGFLGSTQLPWWIRPGLKYRGLWYQTNPGSNQKMEKWINMQEDINMNFFADKKQTVALITTASYADQYPPHAEVKQWQMYMKEYYLRYKWNNNLWIYAGQMDKAFGIRNADHTAVNRSINRTSLLGQFDQSLGATVHFTYPTWDVAANVFFGNSYEDDPEKQKGLAVSGEYQVFEKFKIGGSAMTSQSDFVKWNMLAFTSRIGLSKGSSILAEIGLKDQTTKASDTNILGTYAWIQSLVNIRRGYNLLSTIEASKSDIKKSSAENLRWSVGTMFFPIPRTEIRIMAVNGKTYEDGSGQYDSWMLQSQLHVSY
- a CDS encoding YceI family protein, with the translated sequence MKLTFASLIVAMGISSAAFAQSVTVDVTLNPMGDFKAKTSEVKGEAVVKGDEVSAQNIVVNLKSLKTGVELRDKHTQKHLETDKFPEAVLVSATGKGGKGKGVLKVRGIEKEVEGTYKIEGKVLKADFKVNIADYGIKDINYMGVGVEDEVVLHVAVPVKN
- a CDS encoding cytochrome c; amino-acid sequence: MKKHFFKITGLLSASVLILCFQNCSDMVVQDSVVYQSSLAEYASNIDNENLSTLLTTDRLAYSGGGSVTKNALFMAERFSAVIAANKSATGTLLSINSGTGLDEGRVSVSSNKITAYHFSDASRYTSLTANVPSEGDKMVIAVSFGIQPKDITLLVNGVVQTGTITTTGVPTEFSYVDKTVTLGNVLDAMVYSVPADENLLLTPPQLNVMSRYIASENSIANVIYDPSLMNYQDDSTVVAPDPLLVAAKAVVDTNCTSCHSNLVNLTLSKAISSGWVVKGSLSGSKLYSALKGAGVSGGRNDMPQGGQLSAADRQKIADWILSIK
- a CDS encoding outer membrane beta-barrel protein; its protein translation is MKTLIAALTIFFVSFHAQAMKITVVKNGKALIDLEGETAKVGDQFFAINEEGKKKGLLQIRQVKGSRAIAGIVKGNAAEGFVLEPRDESSTRGSHRSKDKAAWGLSAGYSMNKMTVKPASSSVDLSGTSYNLLGFYQMQLDKNISVKFSGGYQTLVASGTASSAICNGSTDCKVELSYLGVDALVRYSFVNSKTMEFWGGAGLGFLFAIGKTSNVLDTSKVTTNQTILGSLGVDYKLNKDHFIPFQFEYAMFPNNSTSSANQMIFSVGYGWNL